The Montipora capricornis isolate CH-2021 chromosome 1, ASM3666992v2, whole genome shotgun sequence genome contains a region encoding:
- the LOC138041987 gene encoding ectonucleotide pyrophosphatase/phosphodiesterase family member 5-like, producing MYFTLHKMHSTTAYTLCSFLFSLIPASRGIKEPQTVILVSMDGMPWNLIGGTFAETPNLDNVAKNGVKAKYLRTVVPSKTWPTHQSFLTGLYPESHGIVSNRFWDPVYEETFILEYDCTTFDPKFYNDSEPIWLTLQRSKTNKGRSGVYFWPGFGGYSEKPSFYRKPVCKLNCSAVDPKKLSNLRNTTRSSYPPYDHCYPDFFNDNESYPRRVDRVISWLKSKDPPRFVALYIDAPDWKGHSDGALSKAYKDSIEKVDKDAVGYLLDQLEREKFIDKVNLIFVSDHSMVNISSDRVVLLDKYIDPSTYRLIESGPIGQIWPNEGKLDEIYTNLTMPKSHKHLQVYKKAEIPQEYHWKHNRRIPPIFVEPDVGWTVTTSNATVPPGEWVRGTHGWPPQKAKTYSILFAQGPAFKVGYEIEPFSILDLYPMMCDLLGIEPRPHNGTMKIVQKTYKDDRSARAGQQSLIAWSPRLLVVAISVFVSMAL from the coding sequence atgtactttacCCTGCACAAGATGCACAGCACTACCGCGTATACCTTATGTTCGTTCTTATTCTCGCTTATTCCCGCTTCCAGAGGAATTAAGGAGCCACAGACCGTGATTCTTGTATCTATGGATGGAATGCCATGGAACTTGATCGGCGGTACTTTTGCAGAAACTCCAAACCTCGACAACGTCGCGAAAAACGGAGTAAAGGCAAAGTATTTGAGGACTGTTGTTCCAAGCAAAACGTGGCCTACTCATCAATCCTTTTTGACTGGCCTGTACCCTGAAAGCCACGGAATTGTTTCCAATCGCTTTTGGGATCCGGTTTATGAAGAGACGTTCATCCTCGAGTACGACTGCACAACGTTCGATCCTAAATTCTACAACGATTCGGAACCAATATGGCTTACCTTGCAACgctcaaaaacaaacaaaggtcGCAGTGGGGTGTACTTTTGGCCCGGCTTCGGTGGCTACAGCGAAAAGCCTAGCTTTTACCGCAAACCAGTTTGCAAACTGAATTGCAGCGCTGTAGACCCGAAAAAGCTGTCAAACTTGCGAAACACGACACGAAGTTCATACCCACCTTATGATCACTGCTACCCCGACTTTTTCAACGATAACGAATCGTATCCCCGCCGCGTAGACAGGGTCATCAGCTGGCTCAAGTCTAAAGATCCTCCACGTTTTGTAGCTCTGTATATTGATGCTCCTGATTGGAAGGGACACTCCGATGGCGCTCTTTCAAAAGCTTACAAGGATTCTATTGAAAAAGTCGATAAAGATGCTGTGGGATATCTTTTGGATCAACTTGAAAGGGAGAAATTCATTGATAAAGTGAACTTGATTTTTGTGAGCGATCACAGCATGGTGAACATCTCCTCCGATCGAGTTGTTCTCTTAGACAAGTACATTGACCCCTCTACATACCGACTCATCGAAAGTGGGCCTATAGGACAGATATGGCCAAATGAGGGAAAGTTAGACGAGATATACACGAACTTGACCATGCCGAAATCACATAAGCACCTACAAGTTTACAAGAAAGCGGAGATACCACAAGAGTATCACTGGAAACACAACAGAAGAATTCCGCCCATCTTTGTCGAACCAGATGTTGGGTGGACTGTGACCACGTCAAATGCCACAGTTCCTCCAGGAGAATGGGTTCGAGGAACTCATGGTTGGCCTCCTCAGAAGGCAAAAACGTATTCCATCTTATTCGCCCAAGGCCCCGCCTTCAAAGTCGGCTACGAGATAGAACCGTTTTCCATTCTTGATCTTTATCCAATGATGTGCGATCTTCTAGGAATAGAGCCACGTCCACACAACGGCACCATGAAAATCGTTCAGAAAACGTATAAAGACGACCGAAGCGCGAGAGCTGGTCAGCAGAGCCTCATTGCATGGTCACCACGCCTTCTCGTTGTAGCGATTTCTGTATTTGTTTCGATGGCTCTGTAA